In the Malus domestica chromosome 16, GDT2T_hap1 genome, one interval contains:
- the LOC103431904 gene encoding uncharacterized protein isoform X1, which yields MLVQRRVMTWRSVAKSLQTLVAHASLFTFTTLLVLKLHRSVRYPWWIIFSPLWLFHVVVARGRFSLPAPKLPNDRNWAPFHAVMATPLLVAFELMLCTYLQSRYVCAVVSLKIVFAPLLAFELAILFDNVRMCKALMPGDDEHVNDDVIWETLPHFWISISMVFFLAATVFTLLKINGDISALGWWDLFINFGIAQGFAFLVCTKWYNPAIHRHAHIQEPCSSSMNVRYLDWNSGLVVSSDEDQDETVVCSLQDIGGHIMKVPLIIFQILLFMHLEGRPSAARHIPIPVLFAPLLLLQGAGLLFSAYRLTEKIVLLVHNGVFSVRYVDIASKVREYFGFYRRGSRLLGWWSIDEGSREEQARLYCAGASGYNTFSPDIVKKLPRSDLVEEVWKLQAALSEQTEVTKFSQQEYERLQNEKILCRVCFEEQINIVLLPCRHHVLCSTCCEKCKKCPICRVCIEQRLPIYHV from the exons ATGTTGGTTCAGAGGAGAGTGATGACGTGGCGGTCGGTGGCCAAGTCTCTCCAAACACTTGTCGCCCACGCGTCGCTTTTCACGTTCACGACTCTCCTCGTTCTCAAGCTCCACCGTTCCGTCCGCTACCCTTGGTG GATCATATTTTCCCCTCTCTGGCTGTTCCATGTAGTTGTAGCACGGGGCAGATTTTCGTTACCTGCTCCAAAGCTGCCTAATGATCGCAAT TGGGCACCTTTTCATGCTGTCATGGCGACACCGTTGCTTGTCGCATTTGAACTAATGCTTTGTACATACCTTCAGAGCAGATATG TGTGTGCAGTTGTAAGCTTGAAGATTGTCTTTGCACCCTTGTTGGCATTTGAACTCGCAATTCTATTTGATAATGTCAG GATGTGTAAGGCTCTAATGCCTGGAGACGATGAACACGTAAACGATGATGTGATATGGGAAACGCTTCCT CACTTCTGGATTTCTATATCCATGGTCTTCTTTCTTGCTGCCACAGTATTCACTCTTTTAAAGATAAACG GTGATATTTCTGCTCTAGGCTGGTGGGACTTATTCATAAACTTTGG AATTGCACAGGGTTTTGCCTTTCTTGTTTGCACGAAGTGGTATAATCCAGCTATTCACAGACACGCTCATATTCAAGAACCCTGTTCATCTTCAATGAACGTAAGATACCTTGACTGGAATAGTGGCTTAGTCGTTTCTTCAGATGAAGATCAAGACGAGACAGTAGTATGCAGCCTGCAGGATATCGGTGGGCATATTATGAAAGTTCCTCTAATCATTTTCCAGATTCTACTCTTTATGCACTTAGAG GGGAGGCCATCGGCTGCTAGGCATATCCCAATTCCAGTTCTTTTTGCTCCTCTTCTTTTACTGCAAGGAGCTGGTCTTTTGTTTTCCGCATATAGATTAACAGAGAAAATTGTTCTTTTAGTACATAATGGAGTTTTTTCTGTAAGATACGTGGACATAGCATCAAAAGTTCGCGAGTATTTTGGGTTCTATCGCCGTGGTTCAAG GTTATTGGGCTGGTGGTCGATTGACGAAGGAAGTCGAGAGGAACAGGCTAGACTGTATTGTGCAGGGGCTTCAGG GTACAACACTTTTTCACCCGATATAGTGAAGAAGTTGCCTAGATCGGACCTTGTTGAGGAG GTTTGGAAACTGCAAGCTGCACTCAGTGAGCAAACGGAAGTCACGAAATTTAGCCAGCAGGAGTACGAAAGACTTCAGAAT GAAAAGATCCTATGTAGAGTATGCTTTGAAGAACAGATTAATATAGTCCTGCTTCCATGCCGGCATCACGTTCTTTGCAG CACTTGTTGTGAGAAGTGTAAAAAGTGCCCCATATGCCGTGTCTGCATTGAACAGCGACTGCCGATATATCATGTGTAA
- the LOC103402730 gene encoding transcription factor bHLH30-like, giving the protein MMCGKEEDQGECSQSIQNLQAFQEHLFLQQQQHHQMQQHQQGGLIFPHDHQPPPPTPILQPWTLPPIYNPTAHDPFLLPTPPQIPSSSSYASFFNRRPPSLQFTYDGSASDHHHHLRILSETLGPMVQPGSGAFGLQAELGKLTAQEIMDAKALAASKSHSEAERRRRERINNHLAKLRSLLPSTTKTDKASLLAEVIQHVKELKRQTSLIAETSPVPTETDELLVDDASDEDGKFVIKASLCCEDRSDLLPDLIKTLKALRLRTLKAEITTLGGRVKNVLFITGEEDPSSSEGEQVQMQHQQYCKSSIQEALKAVMEKTGCGDQDQSSTGSAKRQRTNNINILEHRSL; this is encoded by the exons ATGATGTGTGGGAAGGAAGAAGATCAAGGAGAGTGCTCTCAGTCAATCCAAAACCTACAAGCTTTTCAAGAACACTTGTTCCTCCAACAACAACAGCATCATCAGATGCAACAGCACCAACAAGGTGGTTTGATTTTTCCACATGATCATCAACCTCCTCCTCCAACTCCAATCTTGCAGCCATGGACTCTCCCACCGATCTACAACCCAACCGCCCACGATCCTTTTCTCCTCCCAACTCCTCCCCAAATTCCATCGTCATCATCCTATGCTTCTTTCTTCAACCGAAGACCTCCTTCTCTCCAGTTCACATATGACGGTTCAGCGTctgaccaccaccaccacctcagAATCTTGTCTGAGACACTTGGACCGATGGTTCAACCGGGTTCTGGCGCTTTCGGTCTTCAGGCCGAGTTAGGTAAGTTGACTGCCCAAGAAATCATGGACGCCAAGGCACTCGCCGCTTCTAAGAGTCACAGCGAGGCTGAGAGGAGACGAAGAGAGAGAATCAACAACCATCTCGCCAAGTTGCGCAGCTTATTGCCCAGCACCACCAAa ACGGACAAAGCGTCATTGCTAGCAGAAGTGATACAACATGTGAAAGAGCTGAAACGCCAAACTTCCCTGATCGCTGAGACGAGTCCAGTACCGACCGAAACTGACGAACTACTAGTAGACGATGCATCGGACGAGGATGGTAAGTTTGTGATAAAGGCCTCGCTTTGCTGTGAGGACCGGTCGGATCTCCTGCCTGACCTAATCAAGACGTTGAAAGCCTTGCGCTTGAGAACGCTCAAGGCCGAGATCACCACACTCGGCGGACGTGTGAAGAACGTGTTGTTCATCACCGGAGAAGAAGACCCGAGTAGTAGCGAGGGAGAGCAAGTACAAATGCAGCATCAACAGTATTGTAAAAGCTCGATTCAAGAAGCACTGAAGGCTGTCATGGAGAAAACCGGCTGCGGCGATCAGGATCAATCTTCCACAGGGAGTGCTAAGAGACAAAGGACTAATAACATCAATATCCTTGAACACAGGTCCCTCTGA
- the LOC108169764 gene encoding leucoanthocyanidin reductase-like, producing MTVSSSLSVAKSGSVLIVGATGFIEAIGEVGTVKRFLPSEFRHEVDRADPVEPGLTMYLEKRKVRRWVEESGVP from the exons ATGACTGTTTCATCTTCTCTTTCTGTTGCCAAAAGTGGCAGCGTCCTCATCGTCGGTGCCACCGGTTTCATCGAGGCCATTGGAGAAGTTGGAACAGTTAAG AGGTTTTTGCCGTCGGAGTTTAGACATGAGGTGGACAGGGCTGATCCGGTGGAACCAGGGCTCACCATGTACTTGGAGAAACGCAAGGTTAGACGTTGGGTCGAGGAATCTGGGGTGCCCTAA
- the LOC103431904 gene encoding uncharacterized protein isoform X2 yields MLVQRRVMTWRSVAKSLQTLVAHASLFTFTTLLVLKLHRSVRYPWWIIFSPLWLFHVVVARGRFSLPAPKLPNDRNWAPFHAVMATPLLVAFELMLCTYLQSRYVVSLKIVFAPLLAFELAILFDNVRMCKALMPGDDEHVNDDVIWETLPHFWISISMVFFLAATVFTLLKINGDISALGWWDLFINFGIAQGFAFLVCTKWYNPAIHRHAHIQEPCSSSMNVRYLDWNSGLVVSSDEDQDETVVCSLQDIGGHIMKVPLIIFQILLFMHLEGRPSAARHIPIPVLFAPLLLLQGAGLLFSAYRLTEKIVLLVHNGVFSVRYVDIASKVREYFGFYRRGSRLLGWWSIDEGSREEQARLYCAGASGYNTFSPDIVKKLPRSDLVEEVWKLQAALSEQTEVTKFSQQEYERLQNEKILCRVCFEEQINIVLLPCRHHVLCSTCCEKCKKCPICRVCIEQRLPIYHV; encoded by the exons ATGTTGGTTCAGAGGAGAGTGATGACGTGGCGGTCGGTGGCCAAGTCTCTCCAAACACTTGTCGCCCACGCGTCGCTTTTCACGTTCACGACTCTCCTCGTTCTCAAGCTCCACCGTTCCGTCCGCTACCCTTGGTG GATCATATTTTCCCCTCTCTGGCTGTTCCATGTAGTTGTAGCACGGGGCAGATTTTCGTTACCTGCTCCAAAGCTGCCTAATGATCGCAAT TGGGCACCTTTTCATGCTGTCATGGCGACACCGTTGCTTGTCGCATTTGAACTAATGCTTTGTACATACCTTCAGAGCAGATATG TTGTAAGCTTGAAGATTGTCTTTGCACCCTTGTTGGCATTTGAACTCGCAATTCTATTTGATAATGTCAG GATGTGTAAGGCTCTAATGCCTGGAGACGATGAACACGTAAACGATGATGTGATATGGGAAACGCTTCCT CACTTCTGGATTTCTATATCCATGGTCTTCTTTCTTGCTGCCACAGTATTCACTCTTTTAAAGATAAACG GTGATATTTCTGCTCTAGGCTGGTGGGACTTATTCATAAACTTTGG AATTGCACAGGGTTTTGCCTTTCTTGTTTGCACGAAGTGGTATAATCCAGCTATTCACAGACACGCTCATATTCAAGAACCCTGTTCATCTTCAATGAACGTAAGATACCTTGACTGGAATAGTGGCTTAGTCGTTTCTTCAGATGAAGATCAAGACGAGACAGTAGTATGCAGCCTGCAGGATATCGGTGGGCATATTATGAAAGTTCCTCTAATCATTTTCCAGATTCTACTCTTTATGCACTTAGAG GGGAGGCCATCGGCTGCTAGGCATATCCCAATTCCAGTTCTTTTTGCTCCTCTTCTTTTACTGCAAGGAGCTGGTCTTTTGTTTTCCGCATATAGATTAACAGAGAAAATTGTTCTTTTAGTACATAATGGAGTTTTTTCTGTAAGATACGTGGACATAGCATCAAAAGTTCGCGAGTATTTTGGGTTCTATCGCCGTGGTTCAAG GTTATTGGGCTGGTGGTCGATTGACGAAGGAAGTCGAGAGGAACAGGCTAGACTGTATTGTGCAGGGGCTTCAGG GTACAACACTTTTTCACCCGATATAGTGAAGAAGTTGCCTAGATCGGACCTTGTTGAGGAG GTTTGGAAACTGCAAGCTGCACTCAGTGAGCAAACGGAAGTCACGAAATTTAGCCAGCAGGAGTACGAAAGACTTCAGAAT GAAAAGATCCTATGTAGAGTATGCTTTGAAGAACAGATTAATATAGTCCTGCTTCCATGCCGGCATCACGTTCTTTGCAG CACTTGTTGTGAGAAGTGTAAAAAGTGCCCCATATGCCGTGTCTGCATTGAACAGCGACTGCCGATATATCATGTGTAA